The window GGATGTCGATGGCCCGCGGGGCGGTGGTCTTGGACTCCGGGTAGAGGGTGATGCCCCCGCGCATGCCGGCGTCCATGACGTACTTGGCGGTGTGTTCCTCCACGTGGTCGATCAGGACGCGAGCTGGATCGATGCGCGAATCGGATTTTATCAGATCCACGATCAGCTGCGTGCCCTTGAGCTTGTCCTCGAGGTGCGGTGTATGCACCAGAATGAGCTGGTTGTGGCGGGCTGCCAGATCGATGTGCATCTCCAGCACCTTCATCTCGTTGCGGCTGTTCTTGTTCAGGCCGATTTCGCCGATGCCCAGCACGTTCGGCTTGTCGAGAAATTCCGGTATGAGGGCGATGACCTCCTTGGCCAGCTCCACGTCCTCCGATTCCTTGGGGTTGATGCACAGCCAGCAGAAGTGCGGCAGCTTGAACTTCGCGGCTCGAGCTGGCTCGTACTCGGTCAGCTGACGGAAGTAGTCGTAGAACCCTTGGGAGGAGCTGCGATCGAAACCAGCCCAGAAGGCGGGCTCGCAGACGGCTTTGCACCCTGCGGTGACCATGGCGATGTAGTCGTCGGTGGTCCGACTGACCATATGGGCGTGGGGTTCGATATATCGCATGTGAGTTCGTGAACGTATCTGAGAGTTTGGATACGAGAAGGGAAAAGTCCTTCTACGCTGGTCGTCGAGTCAAGCGACCTGGCGCGGCGATGGCAATAGCTCAATGCGTGGAACGCTTCGCTGCGGTTTCCGTGCGAACGAGGGGGAGGGGGCGTTGTTTCGTGGCGGGCGGCCAGTCTTTGCGGCCGGCTACGCGACTTGCGGTTTTGCGGAGTTGGAGTCGGTCTTCTTTTCCGCCAGGCAGCTGGAGATGGCTTCGTAGAGCAGCGGAGCCTTTACCGGCTTGGTCAAAAACGCGTTCATGCCCGCCTCGTAGCAGGCGTTTTCCGAGCTAGCGTAGGAGTGGGCGGTCAAAGCCACGATAGGCAGCTCTGAATGGCGAGGGTCCTTGCGAATCGCTTTAGTGGCGGCGAGACCATCCATCACCGGCATGCTGATATCCATCAGCACCAGATCGTAGGTCCCGTTTTCGACCGCCGCGATGGCTTTTTCGCCGTTGTCCACGCAGGTGCTGCGGGCGGACATTTTTTTCAGCAGGGAGGTGACGACGCGCTGGTTCACGAAGTCGTCCTCCACCACGAGAATGTGCGGTTCGGATTCGAAGCGCGGTTTGGCGGCGGGGGAGGCGGTCTTGCCCGGGGTGGCCAAGTAGGACTTGACCGGTAGGCGTACAGTTACCTCGGTGCCCCGGCCGAGGGCGGAATCCACTTCGATCTCGCCTCCCATGGCGTTGCAAAGCCTTTCGCAGATGCTCAGACCGAGGCCGAAGCCGCAGCTCTCGCGGGTTTTGTCGAGGTGCGCTTGGCTGAAGGGGTCGAAGAGCTTGGGCAGGATTTTTTCCGGAATACCCGGCCCGGTATCGGAGACGACGATGGTGAGCAGGCTGTGGTCCTCGCCCTTTGCTCGGTCAAGGGTCAGTCGCACGGTGACGGAGCCTTTGTCGGTGAAGCGGATGGCGTTGCCGCCCAGTTCGTCGAGGATTTGCAGCAGTCGGCGCCTGTCGACGCGCAAGGCTTCAGCCCCGTCTGGCTCGACGATGACTTGGAATTCGAGTTGCTTGTTTAAGGCTTGGGTTTTCAATCGAGCGCAGATGGCGGATCTGAGCTCCTCCCAGAGGACGCGCTGCGGCGATATGGACAGCTGATTGTGTTCCAGCTCCGAATAGTCGACCACCTGATCGACCAAGTGCTGCAGGTGCTCGCCCGAGCGATTCATCAATGCGAGCTGTTGCCGGCTCTCCTGGCTGAGAGACGGATCGTCGGAGAGGATGTCCAGGAAACCGAGAATCGGATTGAGCGGGGTGCGCAGCTCGTGGCTGACGATGGAGAGAAACTGGTCCTTGGCCCGGGTGGCGGATTCGGCCCGGTCGCGCTCTTCGGTCAGCGTCTGAGCTTGCTCCTCCAAAAGGGCGGCCTGCTCCTGCAGTTGGGCCGCTTGCTGACTTAGCAGAGCGTTGGAATGCTCCAGCTCGGCCTCTCGCTGCCTGAGGGTGGAG of the Pelagicoccus sp. SDUM812003 genome contains:
- a CDS encoding TatD family hydrolase; the protein is MRYIEPHAHMVSRTTDDYIAMVTAGCKAVCEPAFWAGFDRSSSQGFYDYFRQLTEYEPARAAKFKLPHFCWLCINPKESEDVELAKEVIALIPEFLDKPNVLGIGEIGLNKNSRNEMKVLEMHIDLAARHNQLILVHTPHLEDKLKGTQLIVDLIKSDSRIDPARVLIDHVEEHTAKYVMDAGMRGGITLYPESKTTAPRAIDILETYGPDRLWMNSACDWGVSVPLAVPYAAMEMRRRGYDDEIIDTVFYQTPVSFLKQCPNFARFDW
- a CDS encoding ATP-binding protein, with the translated sequence MIERVTEVFLQSDAEALPDLATLRERITKIAFKCIILFASPVILFSLIRALKEGWTWYFTVQLSLYGVFVACYPFAKSIPNRVITNIVVGNILIIGVCGVAAWGPAPSRFVLLVCACVISSIVCGSRHALASIGLAAVGSIFAASFYSSLGIADDGDSVSSHSVRQWAVSIAIFTLYTTAVCLISSWMMKSLQATISTLRQREAELEHSNALLSQQAAQLQEQAALLEEQAQTLTEERDRAESATRAKDQFLSIVSHELRTPLNPILGFLDILSDDPSLSQESRQQLALMNRSGEHLQHLVDQVVDYSELEHNQLSISPQRVLWEELRSAICARLKTQALNKQLEFQVIVEPDGAEALRVDRRRLLQILDELGGNAIRFTDKGSVTVRLTLDRAKGEDHSLLTIVVSDTGPGIPEKILPKLFDPFSQAHLDKTRESCGFGLGLSICERLCNAMGGEIEVDSALGRGTEVTVRLPVKSYLATPGKTASPAAKPRFESEPHILVVEDDFVNQRVVTSLLKKMSARSTCVDNGEKAIAAVENGTYDLVLMDISMPVMDGLAATKAIRKDPRHSELPIVALTAHSYASSENACYEAGMNAFLTKPVKAPLLYEAISSCLAEKKTDSNSAKPQVA